One genomic window of Polyangium aurulentum includes the following:
- a CDS encoding ABC transporter substrate-binding protein, with protein MNIRSNRRVFAAAALALVAQLAAGCRGGGETKGNEGAAQKPATTSAAGTGTAATPAAPPPTAIQLPAPAVPNAAEAKKYAGAKITFYGDSVGIMAELDKVMAKRFQDDTGIEVRVVPRPKEATETYAAYQRMFQGQSADVDVMTVDVIWPGAFAQNLVDLGPKLGEAAKGHVQTLIENSTVDGKLVAMPWFTDFGILYYRTDLLQKYGFAKAPETWDELEAQAKKILEGEKATNAALTGFVWQGKAYEGLTCNALEWVYSHGGGTLVDDKKITVNNPQAAKALTRARGWVGGISPAGVTGYTEEEVRNVFQTGNAVFMRNWPYAYALGNDEKSAIKGKFDVAPLPHEPGQKSAGTAGGWNLAVSKYSKSPDAAIELVRYLASPEGQRYRAIVGSVVPTVTAMQADAEVAKKIPFLEKVRGGLEVVPRPSRSTGTRYNEASIAFFQGVSQVLSGKEASAVLPGVEQRMTRTLEQ; from the coding sequence ATGAACATTCGATCGAACAGGCGCGTCTTTGCCGCGGCTGCGCTGGCGCTCGTCGCGCAGCTCGCCGCAGGGTGTCGCGGGGGCGGGGAGACGAAGGGCAACGAGGGCGCCGCGCAGAAGCCTGCGACCACCAGCGCGGCGGGCACGGGCACGGCCGCGACGCCCGCAGCGCCCCCGCCCACGGCGATCCAGCTCCCCGCGCCTGCCGTCCCCAACGCCGCCGAGGCGAAGAAGTACGCCGGCGCCAAGATCACGTTCTACGGCGACTCGGTCGGCATCATGGCCGAGCTCGACAAGGTCATGGCCAAGCGCTTCCAGGACGACACCGGCATCGAGGTGCGCGTCGTCCCCCGCCCCAAGGAGGCCACCGAGACCTACGCCGCCTACCAGCGCATGTTCCAGGGCCAGAGCGCGGACGTCGACGTGATGACGGTCGACGTCATCTGGCCGGGCGCGTTCGCGCAGAACCTCGTCGACCTCGGGCCGAAGCTCGGCGAGGCGGCGAAGGGGCACGTGCAGACGCTCATCGAGAACTCCACCGTCGACGGCAAGCTCGTCGCGATGCCCTGGTTCACCGACTTCGGCATCCTCTACTACCGCACCGACCTGTTGCAGAAGTACGGCTTCGCGAAGGCGCCCGAGACGTGGGACGAGCTGGAGGCGCAGGCGAAGAAGATCCTCGAGGGCGAGAAGGCGACGAACGCGGCGCTCACCGGCTTCGTCTGGCAGGGCAAGGCGTACGAGGGCCTGACGTGCAACGCGCTCGAGTGGGTCTACTCCCACGGCGGCGGCACGCTGGTCGACGACAAGAAGATCACGGTCAACAACCCGCAGGCGGCCAAGGCGCTGACGCGCGCGCGCGGCTGGGTGGGCGGCATCTCGCCGGCGGGCGTGACGGGCTACACGGAGGAAGAGGTGCGCAACGTCTTCCAGACCGGCAACGCCGTGTTCATGCGCAACTGGCCGTACGCGTACGCGCTCGGCAACGACGAGAAGAGCGCCATCAAGGGCAAGTTCGACGTGGCGCCGCTGCCGCACGAGCCGGGGCAGAAGAGCGCGGGCACGGCGGGCGGCTGGAACCTCGCGGTGTCCAAGTACTCGAAGAGCCCCGACGCCGCGATCGAGCTCGTCCGCTACCTGGCGAGCCCCGAGGGGCAGCGCTACCGCGCGATCGTCGGCTCGGTCGTTCCGACGGTCACGGCCATGCAGGCGGACGCCGAGGTGGCGAAGAAGATCCCGTTCCTCGAGAAGGTGCGCGGCGGCCTCGAGGTGGTGCCGCGGCCCTCGCGCAGCACGGGCACGCGCTACAACGAGGCGTCGATCGCCTTCTTCCAGGGCGTCAGCCAGGTCCTGTCCGGCAAGGAGGCGAGCGCCGTCCTGCCGGGGGTCGAGCAGCGCATGACGAGGACGCTGGAGCAGTAG
- a CDS encoding carbohydrate ABC transporter permease has product MAPALLCAAFVALYPLARTFYLSFTNARFGDPNPAKVVGARNYADLVSDVFFRDAVVLTVLFTVVTVLAELVLGLLVALLVNTRFRGRGGVRAAMLIPWAIPTVISAQMWKWMFNDVYGVFNDILVNRLHLFPKAIAFTAEESTSFWAAAIVDIWKTTPFMALLLLAGLQLIPSDLYEAARVDGATRWQQFVKITLPLLRPAMLVALIFRTLDALRVFDVFYVMFGNRPDTMTMATYAQQTLVSISDIGYGSAISIAIFLVIGIFVTLYIVVFRPEEA; this is encoded by the coding sequence ATGGCGCCAGCGCTGCTCTGCGCGGCCTTCGTCGCGCTCTACCCGCTCGCGAGGACGTTCTACCTGAGCTTCACGAACGCGCGCTTCGGCGACCCGAACCCGGCGAAGGTCGTCGGGGCGCGCAACTACGCCGACCTCGTGTCCGACGTCTTCTTCCGCGACGCCGTCGTGCTCACCGTGCTGTTCACGGTCGTGACGGTGCTCGCGGAGCTCGTCCTCGGGCTGCTGGTGGCGCTGCTCGTGAACACGCGCTTCCGCGGCAGGGGCGGCGTGCGCGCGGCGATGCTGATCCCGTGGGCGATCCCCACGGTCATCTCGGCGCAGATGTGGAAGTGGATGTTCAACGACGTCTACGGCGTCTTCAACGACATCCTGGTGAACAGGCTGCACCTGTTCCCGAAGGCCATCGCCTTCACGGCCGAGGAGAGCACCTCGTTCTGGGCGGCGGCGATCGTGGACATCTGGAAGACGACGCCCTTCATGGCGCTGCTGCTCCTCGCGGGGTTGCAGCTCATCCCGTCGGATCTCTACGAGGCGGCGCGGGTCGACGGGGCGACCCGGTGGCAGCAGTTCGTGAAGATCACGCTGCCGCTCTTGCGCCCGGCCATGCTGGTGGCGCTGATCTTCCGCACGCTCGACGCCTTGCGGGTGTTCGACGTCTTCTACGTCATGTTCGGCAACCGGCCGGACACGATGACCATGGCCACCTACGCGCAGCAGACGCTCGTGAGCATCTCCGACATCGGCTACGGCTCGGCCATCTCGATCGCCATCTTCCTGGTGATCGGCATCTTCGTGACGCTCTACATCGTGGTCTTCCGCCCCGAGGAGGCCTGA
- a CDS encoding carbohydrate ABC transporter permease, producing MLFPFVWALLSSLKPSEELFATPVRYWPDNPTLEHYRLVVENGDFQQALLNSAIVAVSVTLMSLVLGSLAAHALGRIRFRGRSVVLYAVLAMTMFPQIAVLGALFEMVNYFRLYNQLPALVLTYMIFTLPFTVWVMTGFMRAVPMEIEEAAYVDGATPFQVFYKIMLPLALPGMVTTGLLAFIAAWNEFLFALSFTQTPDKRTVTYAITAFAGSTSGMYEVPWGQTMAASVLVTAPLVALALIFQRHILAGLTAGGVKG from the coding sequence ATGCTGTTCCCGTTCGTGTGGGCGCTCCTGTCGAGCCTCAAGCCGAGCGAGGAGCTGTTCGCGACGCCCGTCCGCTACTGGCCCGACAACCCGACGCTCGAGCACTACCGGCTGGTGGTCGAGAACGGCGACTTCCAGCAGGCGCTGTTGAACAGCGCGATCGTGGCCGTGAGCGTGACCCTGATGTCGCTCGTGCTGGGCTCGCTGGCCGCGCACGCGCTCGGGCGCATCCGTTTCCGCGGGCGGAGCGTGGTGCTCTACGCCGTGCTCGCGATGACGATGTTCCCGCAGATCGCGGTGCTCGGCGCGCTGTTCGAGATGGTGAACTACTTTCGCCTCTACAATCAGCTCCCGGCGCTCGTGCTGACGTACATGATCTTCACCCTGCCGTTCACGGTCTGGGTGATGACGGGCTTCATGCGCGCGGTTCCGATGGAGATCGAGGAGGCGGCGTACGTCGACGGCGCGACGCCCTTTCAGGTCTTCTACAAGATCATGCTGCCGCTCGCGCTGCCGGGCATGGTGACGACGGGTCTGCTCGCGTTCATCGCGGCGTGGAACGAGTTCCTCTTCGCCCTGTCGTTCACGCAGACGCCGGACAAGCGGACGGTGACGTACGCGATCACGGCGTTCGCGGGCTCGACGAGCGGGATGTACGAGGTTCCCTGGGGGCAGACGATGGCGGCGAGCGTGCTGGTGACGGCGCCGCTCGTGGCGCTGGCGCTGATCTTCCAGCGGCACATCCTCGCGGGCCTGACGGCGGGCGGCGTGAAGGGCTAG
- a CDS encoding carbohydrate porin has protein sequence MAAGATTLALATPQSASAADSIADRVEFHMYGRIGMSWNFNGVLVEGKRMNLNGRAFGGRFEEGDYLEPTITTHILKPDNKEKDTYIDFVITPSMFVRNGSFIGSFSNNNPGATLGIELFQAYLEAGNVFIPGLKFWGGARFYRGVDVHIADNFYYNNLSGQGGGIMYKNLELAALIQTGAADLLYAFDTNKDKTPDLQRARTVFTAQYALPLPILHEGTKLQFLSEFHVNPQLQRVREEPVAPTDLGGVVGAKLTLDFGNGNFNQTSFRYGGGIANGTQSYNAQTWYTFGLPDPKSGRYTGAYGIELVEHFLVNFGKIATLNGYGMFHASQGGDDRVTPENRVYDFATGARVALYAHKQYHLISELQYQGRKDGEDPWGTLLKATVAPTIVPTGEKSYWARPHMRLIYTAGFYNDQAANKLMSQHLQTIGRTKFAHYIGARSEWWF, from the coding sequence ATGGCCGCCGGCGCTACAACCCTCGCGCTCGCGACCCCGCAATCGGCCAGCGCCGCCGACAGCATCGCCGACAGGGTCGAGTTCCACATGTACGGCCGTATCGGCATGTCGTGGAACTTCAATGGCGTGCTCGTCGAGGGCAAGCGCATGAACCTCAACGGCCGCGCCTTCGGCGGCCGCTTCGAGGAGGGCGACTACCTCGAGCCCACCATCACCACGCACATCCTCAAGCCCGACAACAAGGAGAAGGACACCTACATCGACTTCGTCATCACGCCGTCGATGTTCGTGCGCAACGGCTCCTTCATCGGCTCGTTCTCGAACAACAACCCCGGCGCGACGCTCGGCATCGAGCTGTTCCAGGCCTACCTCGAGGCGGGCAACGTCTTCATCCCCGGCCTGAAGTTCTGGGGCGGCGCGCGGTTTTACCGCGGCGTCGACGTGCACATCGCCGATAACTTCTACTACAACAACCTGAGCGGCCAGGGCGGCGGCATCATGTACAAGAACCTGGAGCTGGCCGCGCTCATCCAGACGGGCGCCGCGGACCTGCTCTACGCGTTCGATACCAACAAGGACAAGACGCCCGACCTGCAGCGCGCGCGCACCGTCTTCACTGCGCAGTACGCCCTGCCCCTGCCGATCCTGCACGAGGGCACGAAGCTCCAGTTCCTCTCGGAGTTCCACGTCAACCCCCAGCTCCAGCGGGTGCGCGAGGAGCCCGTCGCGCCCACCGATCTCGGCGGGGTCGTCGGCGCCAAGCTCACCCTCGACTTCGGCAACGGCAACTTCAACCAGACGTCGTTCCGTTACGGCGGCGGCATCGCCAACGGCACCCAGTCGTACAACGCCCAGACCTGGTACACCTTCGGCCTGCCCGATCCGAAGTCAGGCCGCTACACGGGCGCGTACGGCATCGAGCTGGTCGAGCACTTCCTCGTCAACTTCGGCAAGATCGCCACCCTGAACGGCTACGGCATGTTCCACGCGAGCCAGGGCGGCGACGACCGGGTTACGCCCGAGAACCGGGTCTACGATTTCGCCACCGGCGCGCGCGTCGCATTGTACGCGCACAAGCAGTATCACCTCATCAGCGAGCTGCAGTATCAGGGCCGCAAAGACGGCGAGGACCCCTGGGGCACGCTGCTCAAGGCCACCGTCGCGCCCACCATCGTCCCCACCGGCGAGAAGAGCTACTGGGCACGTCCGCACATGCGCCTCATCTACACCGCCGGCTTCTACAACGACCAGGCGGCGAACAAGCTCATGTCCCAGCACCTGCAGACCATCGGCCGCACCAAGTTCGCGCATTACATCGGCGCGCGTAGCGAGTGGTGGTTCTAA
- a CDS encoding ABC transporter permease yields the protein MTKATKIAAWLRQEGALVALAGVCIFGVVRYEAFPTPENLLNVLRQNSMLGLIALGMTFVILTGGIDLSVGSLLAIAGVVAAKYAHHGILVALLAGVGAAALLGFVNGVVIAKARIQPFITTLAMMIAARGLALVATGEESVRVDRLSEGFTWLGRGFLGPLPVPVVILALGFALGWLVLNHTRFGRHVYAVGDNEEAARLMGLEVPSVTIGVYTVSGALAGLAGVLLASRLGAGQPVAGTGWELDAIAAVVVGGTLLTGGQGGAGSTLVGVLLLGVLFNLFNLEGTISPWWQWVLRGLFLLVVVVVQSRLGAKRATAAA from the coding sequence ATGACCAAAGCCACCAAGATCGCAGCCTGGTTGCGGCAGGAGGGCGCCCTCGTCGCCCTCGCGGGCGTCTGCATCTTCGGCGTCGTCCGCTACGAGGCGTTCCCGACCCCGGAGAACCTGCTCAACGTTCTGCGGCAGAACAGCATGCTCGGCCTCATCGCCCTCGGCATGACGTTCGTGATCCTCACCGGCGGCATCGACCTGTCCGTCGGCTCGCTCCTCGCCATCGCCGGCGTGGTCGCGGCGAAGTACGCGCATCACGGGATCCTCGTCGCGCTCCTCGCCGGGGTCGGCGCCGCGGCGCTGCTCGGGTTCGTCAACGGCGTCGTCATCGCCAAGGCACGCATCCAGCCCTTCATCACCACCCTGGCCATGATGATCGCCGCGCGCGGGCTCGCCCTCGTCGCGACGGGCGAGGAGTCGGTGCGCGTCGACAGGCTCTCCGAGGGCTTCACCTGGCTCGGCCGCGGCTTCCTCGGGCCCTTGCCCGTGCCGGTCGTCATCCTCGCCCTCGGCTTCGCGCTCGGGTGGCTGGTCTTGAACCACACGCGCTTCGGCCGCCACGTCTACGCCGTCGGCGACAACGAGGAGGCCGCGCGGCTCATGGGCCTCGAGGTCCCGTCGGTGACGATCGGCGTCTACACGGTCAGCGGCGCGCTCGCGGGGCTCGCGGGCGTCTTGCTCGCCTCTCGCCTCGGCGCGGGGCAGCCGGTCGCGGGCACGGGCTGGGAGCTCGACGCCATCGCGGCCGTCGTCGTCGGCGGCACGCTGCTGACCGGCGGTCAGGGAGGCGCAGGCTCCACGCTCGTGGGCGTGCTGCTCCTCGGCGTGCTCTTCAATCTGTTCAACCTGGAGGGGACGATCAGCCCGTGGTGGCAGTGGGTGCTGCGGGGGCTGTTCCTGCTCGTCGTGGTCGTCGTGCAGAGCCGGCTCGGCGCGAAGCGGGCGACGGCGGCGGCGTGA
- a CDS encoding SDR family NAD(P)-dependent oxidoreductase, whose product MKVKNKVVVVTGGGNGIGRELVLALLSRGARVAAVDIHASALEETLALAGRNREGLATHTVDVTDRAAVDALPAAVISRFGAVDGVINNAGVIQPFVRLKDLDYAAIDRVMNVNLFGTLYMTKAFLPHLLARPEAHIANVSSMGGFLPVPGQTIYGAAKAAVKLLTEGLSSELLGTNVKVTIIFPGAIGTNIAVNSGVMDSLQMKPGDPSPKMLPPAKAARIILEGIERDRYRVLVGPDAMFMDAIYRLDPRRAARFIYKQMSGLLPK is encoded by the coding sequence ATGAAGGTCAAGAACAAGGTGGTCGTCGTGACCGGGGGCGGAAATGGCATCGGCAGGGAGCTGGTCCTGGCCCTGCTGTCGAGGGGCGCGCGCGTCGCCGCCGTCGACATCCATGCGTCGGCCCTCGAGGAGACGCTCGCGCTGGCAGGGAGGAACCGGGAGGGGCTGGCCACGCATACCGTGGACGTCACGGATCGGGCCGCGGTGGATGCGCTGCCGGCGGCGGTGATCTCCCGCTTCGGCGCCGTCGACGGCGTCATCAACAACGCGGGCGTCATTCAACCCTTCGTCCGGTTGAAGGACCTCGACTATGCGGCGATCGACCGGGTGATGAACGTCAACCTGTTCGGCACGCTCTACATGACCAAGGCTTTCTTGCCGCACCTGCTCGCGCGGCCCGAGGCGCACATCGCGAACGTCTCCAGCATGGGAGGCTTCTTGCCCGTGCCGGGACAGACCATTTACGGGGCAGCCAAGGCGGCCGTGAAGCTCTTGACCGAGGGCTTGAGCTCGGAGCTCCTGGGGACGAACGTGAAGGTCACGATCATCTTCCCGGGAGCGATCGGCACGAACATCGCGGTGAACTCGGGCGTGATGGACAGCCTCCAGATGAAGCCCGGAGACCCGTCCCCCAAGATGCTGCCGCCCGCCAAGGCTGCGCGGATCATCCTCGAGGGCATCGAGAGAGACCGCTACCGCGTCCTCGTGGGCCCCGACGCCATGTTCATGGACGCCATTTACAGGCTGGACCCCCGGCGCGCGGCGCGGTTCATTTACAAGCAGATGAGCGGCTTGTTGCCGAAGTAG
- a CDS encoding family 43 glycosylhydrolase: MKHDQIGFAARGTTRILGGAVLALALVACGSDDKPNGSGGGSSSTGTMGTGGAGGTGGAGTGGMGGAGGAGAAGGGGGMGGAGGTGGSSARYMNPVVPGDFADPSVIRVGNEYWASATSSEWGAPYPILKSTDLVNWERVGAVFNELPAWATGNLWAPEISEDKGKFYVYYTARQKNGPLCVAVATADQPGGPYTDHGPLVCQQVGSIDGFPIRDEKGVRYLLWKEDANSVGLPTPIWAQELSEDGTKLLGAGPVKLFQNDPSWEANLVEGPFVMQHEGYFYAFYSAAGCCGKGCSYSLGVARAKNLLGPWEKHAKNPILAGNEVWKCPGHGSVVDNGAGRFFLLYHAYSVEDTVWVGRQGLLDEVIFGADGWPTINGGKGPSISAEPPIAPQAAWPAEIVDEFTGAALSPHWQWPVATPPPAATIDPSANGRLVLGALPEGPDSHLGAVVGRPTLRGDYEVTTAVTTAAGAVAGVSAYGDGNNAVGIAVGGGKAVVFRLANASSQALAETSAPDSVGLRMQVANGHLFSFAMSTDGGATWEPVGAVVNSESGPDLPPWDRGVRAALFATGPANTTAKFEHFRMAQPGYAQP, translated from the coding sequence ATGAAGCACGATCAGATTGGTTTCGCGGCGCGTGGCACCACGCGCATCCTCGGGGGCGCGGTCCTCGCGCTGGCGCTCGTCGCGTGCGGCTCGGACGACAAACCCAACGGCAGCGGCGGCGGGAGCAGCTCGACGGGCACCATGGGCACGGGCGGCGCCGGCGGCACCGGCGGCGCGGGCACCGGCGGAATGGGCGGCGCGGGCGGCGCGGGCGCGGCGGGCGGCGGCGGTGGAATGGGCGGCGCCGGCGGCACCGGCGGCTCGAGCGCCAGGTACATGAACCCCGTGGTCCCGGGCGATTTCGCCGACCCGTCGGTCATCCGCGTGGGCAACGAATACTGGGCGTCGGCGACCAGCTCGGAGTGGGGCGCGCCCTACCCGATCCTGAAGTCGACCGACCTCGTGAACTGGGAGCGCGTGGGCGCCGTGTTCAACGAGCTGCCCGCCTGGGCGACGGGCAACCTGTGGGCGCCCGAGATCAGCGAGGACAAGGGCAAGTTCTACGTCTACTACACGGCCCGGCAGAAGAACGGACCGCTCTGCGTCGCGGTCGCGACCGCCGATCAGCCGGGCGGCCCGTACACCGATCACGGGCCGCTCGTGTGCCAGCAGGTGGGCTCGATCGACGGCTTCCCGATCCGTGACGAGAAGGGCGTGCGGTATCTCCTCTGGAAGGAGGACGCGAACAGCGTCGGGCTGCCGACGCCGATCTGGGCGCAGGAGCTGTCGGAGGACGGCACCAAGCTCCTCGGCGCGGGCCCGGTGAAGCTCTTCCAGAACGATCCCTCCTGGGAGGCGAACCTCGTCGAGGGCCCGTTCGTGATGCAGCACGAGGGCTACTTCTACGCGTTCTACTCGGCCGCCGGCTGCTGCGGGAAGGGCTGCAGCTACTCGCTCGGCGTCGCCCGCGCGAAGAACCTGCTCGGGCCCTGGGAGAAGCACGCGAAGAACCCGATCCTCGCGGGCAACGAGGTCTGGAAGTGCCCCGGCCATGGCAGCGTCGTCGACAACGGCGCCGGGCGCTTCTTCCTGCTCTACCACGCGTACAGCGTGGAGGACACGGTGTGGGTCGGCCGGCAGGGCCTGCTCGACGAGGTGATCTTCGGCGCCGACGGGTGGCCGACGATCAACGGCGGCAAGGGCCCGAGCATCAGCGCCGAGCCCCCGATCGCGCCCCAGGCTGCGTGGCCGGCCGAGATCGTCGACGAGTTCACCGGCGCCGCGCTGAGCCCGCACTGGCAGTGGCCGGTGGCGACGCCGCCTCCCGCGGCGACGATCGATCCGAGCGCCAACGGCCGGCTCGTGCTCGGCGCCCTCCCCGAGGGCCCGGACAGCCACCTCGGCGCGGTCGTCGGTCGGCCGACGCTGCGCGGCGACTACGAGGTGACCACCGCGGTCACCACGGCTGCGGGCGCGGTCGCGGGCGTGTCGGCGTACGGCGACGGTAACAACGCGGTCGGCATCGCGGTAGGCGGCGGCAAGGCCGTCGTCTTCCGCCTCGCGAACGCGTCGAGCCAGGCCCTGGCGGAGACGAGCGCACCCGACAGCGTGGGGCTGCGGATGCAGGTCGCGAACGGCCACCTCTTCAGCTTCGCGATGAGCACCGACGGCGGCGCCACCTGGGAGCCCGTGGGCGCGGTGGTGAACTCCGAGTCCGGCCCCGACCTGCCGCCCTGGGATCGCGGCGTGCGCGCCGCCCTGTTCGCCACCGGCCCCGCGAACACCACGGCGAAGTTCGAGCACTTCCGCATGGCGCAGCCGGGCTACGCGCAGCCCTGA
- a CDS encoding family 43 glycosylhydrolase, producing MVGALMFVGCGDDPQPTQPTGSTSGTGAGGSGNGGNGGDGGAGATGGGGSGGTGGGGNFATYTNPLSIGIPAGGVVENCPDPAIIQGQTPGDTSWYLFCTSDPLNKDDKDGGGKYNEQLIPILKSDDLVTWTYTGNAFTALPSWAEPNAELWAPDIQFFGGKYHLYYVVTEAMGGGSAIGVATSDSPTGPWVQEDAPVVEPHPAPCCSGSKRWVYDPSIVTDDSGKRFIYYGSYYGGISVRELSEDGTFANPLTQTEVVIPNRYEAAYVVKRDQYYYLFGSASNCCNGALSGYSVFVGRSTSPTGPFVDREGVPLMAASVGGTPVLAQNGNRWIGTGHNAVFTDTAGQDWTVYHAVDRNDPYLEDTGSAPALKRQALLDPIDWIDGWPVARGGQGASDTAMPAPAAKQGDKDHYSTTPQANDTPGAMMEAFSDELDEATLGAKWTWVREPAAGTFGLAGGALRMDTQVADLFEDIDNAPVLLREAPAGDYLVETKVTLDVPPEGCCFNFAQAGLVVYKDDDNFIKLASYSNWDTRQVEFAKEMGPVPAGHPRYGAALVGAHAKTLWMRIVKRSDASGERYTAYTSRDGETWVRGATWTHELGADARIGLVAMGAPNANSPFPATFEYVRVHGLQN from the coding sequence ATGGTGGGCGCGTTGATGTTCGTCGGGTGCGGCGACGACCCGCAGCCCACGCAGCCCACGGGCTCCACCAGCGGGACGGGGGCCGGCGGAAGCGGCAACGGCGGCAACGGCGGCGACGGCGGCGCCGGGGCCACGGGCGGCGGCGGCAGCGGCGGGACGGGAGGCGGCGGCAACTTCGCCACGTACACGAACCCGCTCTCGATCGGCATCCCCGCGGGCGGGGTGGTGGAAAACTGCCCCGATCCGGCGATCATCCAGGGTCAGACGCCGGGGGACACGAGCTGGTATCTCTTCTGCACCTCGGATCCGCTCAACAAGGACGACAAGGACGGGGGCGGGAAATACAACGAGCAGCTCATCCCGATCCTGAAGTCGGATGACCTCGTGACGTGGACCTACACCGGCAATGCGTTCACGGCCCTGCCCTCGTGGGCCGAGCCAAACGCCGAGCTGTGGGCGCCGGACATCCAGTTCTTCGGCGGCAAGTACCACCTTTATTACGTGGTCACCGAGGCGATGGGCGGCGGCAGCGCGATCGGCGTGGCCACGAGCGACAGCCCGACGGGGCCGTGGGTGCAGGAGGACGCGCCCGTCGTGGAGCCGCACCCGGCGCCGTGCTGCTCGGGATCGAAGCGGTGGGTCTACGACCCGAGCATCGTCACCGACGACAGCGGCAAGCGGTTCATCTATTACGGCAGCTACTACGGCGGCATCTCGGTGCGCGAGCTGTCGGAGGACGGCACGTTCGCCAATCCGCTCACGCAAACCGAGGTCGTCATCCCGAACCGATACGAGGCCGCGTACGTCGTCAAGCGCGACCAGTATTATTACCTCTTCGGCTCGGCCTCGAATTGCTGCAATGGCGCGCTCTCGGGCTACAGCGTGTTCGTCGGCCGCTCGACGAGCCCCACCGGGCCTTTCGTCGACCGCGAGGGCGTGCCGCTGATGGCCGCGAGCGTCGGCGGGACGCCGGTGCTCGCCCAGAACGGCAACCGCTGGATCGGGACCGGCCACAACGCGGTCTTCACCGACACGGCCGGCCAGGACTGGACCGTTTACCACGCGGTGGATCGCAACGATCCGTACCTCGAGGACACGGGCTCGGCGCCCGCGCTGAAGCGCCAGGCGCTGCTCGATCCGATCGACTGGATCGACGGCTGGCCGGTGGCGCGCGGCGGCCAGGGCGCGTCGGACACGGCGATGCCCGCGCCCGCGGCAAAGCAGGGCGACAAGGACCACTACAGCACGACCCCGCAGGCGAACGACACCCCGGGGGCGATGATGGAGGCCTTCTCGGACGAGCTCGACGAGGCCACGCTCGGCGCCAAGTGGACGTGGGTGCGCGAGCCGGCGGCGGGGACCTTCGGGCTCGCGGGCGGCGCGCTGCGCATGGACACGCAGGTGGCGGATCTGTTCGAGGACATCGACAACGCGCCGGTGCTCCTGCGCGAGGCGCCCGCGGGCGATTACCTCGTCGAGACGAAGGTGACGCTCGACGTGCCGCCCGAGGGGTGCTGCTTCAACTTCGCCCAGGCGGGGCTCGTCGTTTACAAGGACGACGACAACTTCATCAAGCTCGCGAGCTACTCGAACTGGGACACGCGCCAGGTCGAGTTCGCCAAGGAGATGGGCCCCGTGCCTGCGGGCCACCCGCGCTACGGCGCCGCGCTGGTCGGCGCGCACGCGAAGACGCTCTGGATGCGCATCGTCAAGCGCAGCGACGCGTCGGGAGAGCGCTACACGGCGTACACGAGCCGCGACGGCGAGACGTGGGTCCGCGGCGCGACGTGGACCCACGAGCTCGGCGCGGATGCGCGCATCGGCCTCGTGGCGATGGGCGCGCCAAACGCGAACAGCCCGTTCCCCGCGACATTCGAGTACGTCCGCGTTCACGGCCTGCAGAACTGA
- a CDS encoding NUDIX hydrolase has translation MNQPIDKLAWLHIQDARLLCARSRGKAAFYLPGGKREPGESDAEALARELREELSIEILPETMVHVAEFAAQADGMPPGTTVRLTCYRAEHRGQITPAAEIEEVRWIGYEDRERCSPAGKLVLDWLKDRGMIA, from the coding sequence GTGAACCAGCCAATCGACAAGCTCGCGTGGTTGCACATCCAGGATGCGCGGCTGCTCTGCGCGCGCTCCAGGGGCAAGGCCGCCTTCTACCTCCCCGGCGGCAAGCGCGAGCCCGGGGAGAGCGACGCGGAGGCGCTGGCCCGCGAGCTTCGGGAAGAGCTCTCGATCGAGATCCTCCCCGAGACCATGGTCCATGTCGCGGAATTCGCCGCGCAGGCCGACGGCATGCCCCCGGGGACCACGGTCCGGCTGACCTGCTATCGCGCGGAGCATCGGGGGCAGATAACCCCCGCCGCCGAGATCGAGGAGGTGCGCTGGATCGGTTACGAGGACCGTGAACGCTGCTCTCCGGCGGGAAAGCTCGTCCTCGACTGGCTGAAGGATCGCGGGATGATCGCGTGA